Proteins found in one Maridesulfovibrio sp. genomic segment:
- the torT gene encoding TMAO reductase system periplasmic protein TorT → MSLRLNRLFCFAMPLLFVSFFTVTIGFSFAGFAVASSDQQWWPIPVKSYYGKYDVAKKSPGKACTSLKGPKLEEWNAPLKANFPYLIGVLVPHVKDSYWVAVNYGIIQEARRLGLGVKLLEAGGYDNQDRQIEQIRKLSRAGVDGFILGSVSYNGLDDIISTVSTTGVPVVEMINDVHAPQVSAKALVSFYDMGYYAGEFLAEHAERTGHDSIRIAFFPGPKSSGWASDTLNGFRDALQYFPGGIDIVSVKWGDTSPVRQSRLVRELVAEQSKFDYLVGNAVAAEVAPAILEQAGIKGKVGIVSTYIVPALYDMIAKGEVLASPADLTIFQARMAVDIIVRILNGEKPGRDLPFRAGPFIPTVTTDNIASYPYEGLFGPRDYKPVFELSPEK, encoded by the coding sequence ATGTCCCTTCGTTTAAATCGGTTGTTTTGCTTCGCGATGCCTCTGCTTTTCGTTTCCTTTTTTACTGTAACTATCGGTTTTTCTTTCGCGGGTTTTGCCGTCGCGTCTTCTGATCAGCAGTGGTGGCCTATCCCGGTGAAGAGTTATTATGGTAAGTATGATGTTGCAAAAAAGTCTCCCGGAAAGGCCTGCACAAGTCTTAAGGGGCCCAAGTTGGAAGAGTGGAATGCTCCGCTTAAAGCTAATTTTCCATATCTGATAGGTGTATTGGTTCCACATGTTAAAGATTCCTACTGGGTTGCCGTCAATTACGGTATAATTCAGGAAGCCCGTAGACTGGGGTTGGGGGTAAAGCTGCTCGAAGCCGGCGGGTATGATAATCAGGACAGGCAGATTGAGCAGATTAGAAAACTCAGCCGCGCCGGCGTGGATGGCTTTATCCTTGGTTCCGTCAGCTACAACGGTTTGGATGATATTATTTCCACTGTTTCGACTACTGGTGTTCCGGTGGTGGAAATGATTAATGATGTCCATGCCCCGCAGGTTTCGGCAAAGGCATTGGTCTCTTTTTATGATATGGGCTATTACGCCGGTGAATTCCTTGCAGAGCATGCTGAAAGAACAGGGCATGACAGTATTAGGATTGCTTTTTTCCCGGGACCGAAGTCCTCCGGATGGGCTTCCGATACATTGAACGGTTTTCGGGACGCTTTGCAGTATTTTCCGGGAGGCATTGATATTGTTTCCGTTAAATGGGGAGATACCAGTCCAGTTCGGCAGAGTCGTCTTGTGCGTGAACTCGTGGCGGAACAGAGTAAATTCGATTATCTAGTCGGCAATGCCGTGGCGGCGGAAGTTGCGCCAGCTATACTGGAACAGGCCGGCATAAAAGGAAAAGTCGGTATTGTTTCTACATATATTGTCCCTGCACTATATGACATGATAGCCAAGGGAGAGGTTCTCGCTTCTCCTGCGGATCTTACAATTTTTCAAGCTCGAATGGCTGTAGATATAATCGTGCGCATCCTGAACGGGGAAAAGCCGGGTCGCGATTTGCCTTTTCGTGCCGGCCCTTTCATTCCTACAGTGACTACCGATAATATTGCCAGCTATCCTTACGAGGGGCTGTTCGGTCCCCGTGACTATAAGCCCGTATTTGAGCTGTCTCCGGAGAAATAA
- a CDS encoding response regulator, whose translation MFQSLRSMRIRNKLFITYSLAFLLAFGVGGGLIYLQARKILQKTIEEDLDASTKTILNMVYSSADASIKNYMRAVAEKNYDIVRHLYRQVRRGTITEEEAKSRAAQVFRSQHIGKTGRVYCLNSKGIMVVNPKRSLLGVDLSGLSFVRDQIKQKNGYLEYNWKEPLDKKARPKAVAMTYFQPWDWIITASCYRDEFNQIVNLENLRENFLALGVGKSGYPSIIDYDGNLLIHPELEGLNVYDLKDPAQKALLLKSLKMKNGRLEYEWKSRGEEFSKKKIVSFNDIPELGWIVASSGYTEDIFKPLDDIGLVIMFAMGGALLLVMITSVFIGKALVRPIHELQKKFVQAEKGDFSIRMKSKSSDELGLLADHFNNFMEKLNKYSYSLREEIVIRRKAEEEIKSYHTTLEQKVDERTRELQESQRVLSTLMSNLPGMAYRRSASENMHFEFASEGTFKLTGYRPDELISTPGINYRKLIHPEDREKVLDEIRASVSFYKPFELFYRIFTKNGEERWVWEKGQGVYSTEDIPEALEGFIVDITDHKKSEEELERYAEDLRYARDVQKENALRLSETVVELELAKREADEANRSKSEFLANMSHEIRTPMNGVLGMTDLALNTDLTPKQRDYMQNIKQSAHSLLSIINDILDFSKVEAGKLELETSEFKMADVMQVISDLFAGKAADKGIELVVSVAPDLPLLLLGDQLRLGQVLINLTNNAIKFTDVGEVVLRVSAGAVTKDRAMLLFSVCDSGIGIEQEKLPKIFEAFTQADGSTTRKFGGTGLGLAIARRLVGAMGGNLWVESSFGEGTSFYFSIELGVSSDLSVAAARREMISPDLREFKILIVDDNDSAREVMREILESLGFRVTALGSGEDTLNELAETGGDPYQMLIIDWNMPVMDGIELTSRIRKNSETADIPIILTADFGQDVTPLKAEAAGVNAFFLKPVNPAIISETIMDIFDCKCANDPEQLVNSCDCGEIRGRLAGASVLLVEDNAINSNVARELLECAGMIVKTVVNGLEAVGETRKNHFDAVLMDVQMPIMDGLEATTEIRKIESLEDLPIIAMTAHAMSGDREKCIDAGMNDYVSKPIDRKQLFDTLTRWITPNGNRELQEVLPVQNNHEDKGTIPDSLPGIDIKSALQRMLVRPKLLWEMLNDFKDDYSDSGEILRKMIADGEDEDAKRLAHTIKGVSGNLSIFSLHRICSELEQAIIDEDFNAVQSLLDSYEKELRTVLDSIILLPELESSPERAGPSPENEVAVEDLLKELRVLLSRNDFESESLFEKVALRLSEARFKPGLEALKKAIGGFDFESAIVVLDDFEKLFNNSKG comes from the coding sequence ATGTTTCAAAGTTTGCGCAGTATGCGAATCAGAAACAAGCTGTTTATAACGTATTCGCTGGCCTTTCTGCTTGCTTTCGGTGTCGGCGGCGGCTTGATCTATCTGCAGGCTAGAAAAATATTACAGAAAACCATTGAAGAAGACCTTGATGCTTCAACAAAGACCATTCTTAATATGGTCTACAGTTCTGCGGATGCTTCAATCAAAAATTATATGCGTGCTGTGGCGGAAAAAAATTATGATATAGTTCGTCACCTTTACCGTCAGGTGCGTCGTGGGACGATTACTGAAGAAGAAGCGAAGAGTCGTGCTGCACAGGTTTTTCGCAGCCAGCATATAGGAAAGACCGGAAGGGTTTATTGCCTTAACAGTAAAGGTATAATGGTTGTTAATCCCAAGCGTAGTCTGCTCGGTGTAGATCTGAGCGGGCTTAGTTTTGTACGAGACCAAATAAAGCAGAAAAACGGTTATCTTGAGTACAACTGGAAGGAACCGCTTGATAAGAAAGCCCGCCCTAAGGCGGTAGCCATGACCTATTTTCAGCCCTGGGACTGGATTATAACCGCATCTTGCTATCGGGATGAATTCAATCAGATAGTCAATCTCGAAAATCTGCGCGAAAATTTTTTGGCTTTGGGAGTTGGTAAGTCCGGGTACCCTTCAATCATAGATTACGATGGTAATCTTTTGATTCACCCTGAATTGGAAGGACTCAACGTATATGATTTAAAAGATCCGGCTCAAAAAGCACTTCTTTTAAAATCTCTCAAGATGAAAAACGGCAGGCTTGAATACGAGTGGAAGAGCCGTGGAGAAGAATTTTCCAAAAAGAAGATTGTAAGCTTTAATGATATACCGGAGTTGGGCTGGATTGTAGCTTCATCAGGATATACGGAGGACATTTTTAAACCTCTTGATGATATCGGATTGGTCATCATGTTCGCGATGGGTGGTGCTCTTCTGCTGGTGATGATCACTTCTGTTTTTATAGGCAAGGCCTTGGTCCGCCCCATTCATGAGTTGCAGAAAAAATTCGTGCAGGCCGAGAAGGGGGACTTCTCTATCCGCATGAAAAGTAAATCGAGTGATGAGCTGGGACTGCTGGCCGATCATTTCAATAATTTCATGGAGAAGCTGAATAAGTACAGTTATTCACTGCGTGAAGAAATTGTTATCCGTAGAAAGGCGGAAGAAGAGATAAAAAGCTATCATACCACCCTAGAACAGAAAGTTGACGAACGAACTCGTGAGTTACAGGAGAGTCAGCGGGTACTGAGTACATTGATGAGTAACCTTCCGGGTATGGCCTACCGCCGGTCAGCTTCCGAAAACATGCATTTTGAATTCGCCAGTGAAGGGACTTTTAAGCTTACCGGATACCGTCCTGACGAGCTTATATCCACCCCCGGTATCAATTATAGAAAGTTGATACATCCGGAGGACCGGGAAAAAGTTCTGGATGAAATAAGGGCATCGGTTTCTTTTTACAAACCTTTTGAGCTGTTTTACCGCATTTTTACCAAGAACGGAGAAGAGCGCTGGGTCTGGGAGAAAGGACAAGGCGTTTACTCTACCGAAGACATTCCAGAAGCGCTGGAAGGGTTCATCGTTGATATAACCGATCACAAAAAATCCGAGGAAGAGCTAGAACGTTATGCCGAGGATCTGCGCTACGCGCGCGATGTACAGAAGGAGAATGCCCTGCGTCTTTCTGAAACCGTGGTAGAGCTCGAACTGGCAAAACGTGAAGCTGATGAGGCCAACCGTTCCAAGAGTGAATTTTTGGCTAATATGAGTCACGAGATCAGGACCCCTATGAATGGTGTTCTGGGAATGACCGACCTTGCCCTGAATACGGATCTTACTCCCAAGCAGCGCGATTATATGCAGAACATCAAGCAATCGGCTCATTCCTTGCTGTCCATCATAAACGATATCCTTGATTTTTCCAAAGTCGAAGCAGGAAAGCTGGAGCTTGAAACATCTGAATTTAAGATGGCCGATGTAATGCAGGTCATATCGGATCTTTTTGCCGGTAAGGCTGCGGATAAGGGGATTGAGCTGGTTGTTTCCGTTGCTCCGGATCTCCCCCTGCTTCTACTTGGCGATCAGTTGAGACTGGGGCAGGTGCTGATCAATCTGACCAACAATGCCATAAAATTTACTGATGTCGGGGAAGTTGTACTGCGTGTGAGTGCCGGTGCTGTCACTAAAGACCGGGCCATGCTGCTCTTTTCTGTCTGCGATTCAGGTATAGGCATTGAACAAGAAAAACTGCCCAAAATTTTTGAGGCTTTTACTCAGGCGGATGGGTCTACCACCCGCAAATTCGGGGGGACCGGACTGGGACTGGCCATTGCCCGGCGTCTGGTGGGAGCAATGGGTGGAAATCTCTGGGTTGAAAGTTCTTTCGGTGAAGGGACTTCTTTTTATTTTTCCATTGAGCTTGGTGTCAGCTCCGATTTATCCGTTGCGGCTGCCCGTCGGGAGATGATCTCTCCGGACCTTCGTGAATTTAAGATTCTTATTGTGGATGATAATGATTCTGCCCGTGAAGTCATGCGTGAGATTCTTGAATCACTGGGCTTCAGGGTCACCGCTTTGGGTAGCGGTGAAGACACCCTCAATGAATTGGCTGAAACCGGTGGTGATCCTTATCAGATGCTTATTATTGATTGGAATATGCCCGTAATGGACGGGATTGAGTTGACTTCACGTATTCGCAAGAATTCGGAAACAGCTGATATTCCTATAATATTAACGGCTGATTTCGGTCAGGATGTGACCCCGCTTAAAGCGGAAGCAGCCGGAGTGAACGCTTTTTTTCTAAAGCCCGTCAACCCTGCCATAATTTCTGAAACTATAATGGATATTTTTGACTGTAAATGTGCAAATGATCCTGAACAGCTGGTTAATTCCTGCGACTGCGGTGAAATAAGGGGCAGACTTGCCGGGGCGAGCGTACTGCTGGTGGAGGACAATGCCATTAACAGCAACGTCGCCCGTGAGCTTCTTGAGTGCGCGGGCATGATAGTCAAGACTGTGGTCAACGGTCTTGAAGCGGTAGGGGAAACCAGGAAAAATCATTTCGATGCTGTTTTGATGGATGTACAGATGCCCATAATGGATGGACTGGAAGCAACCACTGAAATTCGCAAGATTGAGAGCCTGGAGGACTTACCTATTATCGCCATGACCGCCCACGCCATGAGCGGGGACCGGGAAAAATGTATTGACGCGGGCATGAATGACTACGTTTCCAAACCGATTGATAGGAAACAGCTTTTCGATACCCTGACCCGCTGGATTACTCCGAATGGCAATAGAGAGTTGCAGGAGGTCCTCCCGGTGCAGAATAATCATGAGGATAAAGGTACTATTCCTGATTCCCTGCCGGGGATCGATATAAAATCAGCTTTGCAGCGCATGTTGGTAAGGCCGAAATTGCTGTGGGAAATGTTGAATGATTTTAAGGATGATTACTCTGACTCCGGAGAAATTCTACGAAAAATGATTGCTGACGGCGAGGATGAGGACGCCAAAAGGCTGGCCCATACAATTAAAGGCGTAAGCGGTAATTTATCAATATTTTCTCTGCACAGGATATGTTCGGAACTGGAACAGGCCATAATAGATGAAGATTTTAATGCTGTGCAGTCCCTGCTGGATTCGTATGAAAAAGAGTTACGGACCGTTCTCGATTCCATCATTCTGTTACCGGAACTGGAATCCTCGCCTGAGCGAGCTGGGCCCTCGCCGGAAAATGAGGTCGCCGTTGAAGATTTATTAAAAGAACTCAGAGTCCTGCTGAGCAGGAATGATTTTGAATCTGAGAGCTTGTTTGAGAAAGTTGCTTTACGGCTTTCAGAAGCAAGGTTCAAGCCCGGTTTGGAAGCTCTAAAAAAGGCGATCGGAGGGTTTGATTTTGAAAGCGCCATAGTTGTGTTGGATGATTTTGAAAAATTGTTCAATAATTCTAAAGGATAA
- a CDS encoding PleD family two-component system response regulator, translating into MSIEHLKDKILIVDDAPTNIKLLGSALKDDYRVAVALDGPGALGIVASDDPPDLILLDIVMPGMDGFEVCRILHEKEETRDIPVIFISSRSEVKDEAEGLEIGAVDYITKPFSLPIVKMRVKTQLELKKQRDLLMELSLIDPLTGLPNRRQLENRLDVEWQRARRHGSALTAIFIDIDNFKAYNDTNGHAMGDNCLRLVARELAGSLKRGTDLVVRFGGEEFLVLLPDTDIDGGLCIAEELRSNIEKLGISHTATQSPVVTVSIGVASMVPENANGADMLIEAADKALYLAKENGRNGIECCTDSVCTLKES; encoded by the coding sequence ATGAGTATTGAGCATTTAAAAGATAAAATTCTGATCGTGGACGATGCCCCGACAAATATAAAATTACTGGGCTCGGCGTTGAAAGATGATTACCGAGTGGCCGTTGCTTTGGACGGTCCCGGAGCTTTGGGGATAGTTGCATCCGACGATCCACCGGACCTGATCCTTCTTGATATAGTTATGCCCGGAATGGACGGTTTTGAAGTCTGCCGGATACTGCATGAGAAAGAGGAGACCAGAGATATACCGGTTATATTTATAAGCTCCAGAAGTGAAGTAAAGGATGAAGCCGAGGGCCTGGAAATAGGGGCAGTTGATTACATTACGAAGCCGTTCAGCCTGCCTATCGTCAAGATGCGGGTTAAAACTCAGCTGGAACTCAAAAAGCAACGCGATCTGCTCATGGAGTTATCCCTGATTGACCCTTTGACCGGATTACCCAACCGCAGACAGCTTGAAAACCGTCTTGATGTAGAATGGCAGCGGGCTCGGAGGCATGGTAGTGCCCTGACTGCGATATTCATCGATATCGACAATTTTAAAGCCTACAATGACACAAATGGGCATGCCATGGGTGATAATTGTTTGCGACTGGTCGCACGGGAACTTGCCGGCAGCCTGAAGCGCGGCACTGATCTCGTAGTACGTTTCGGAGGTGAGGAATTTCTCGTATTGCTTCCGGATACTGATATTGACGGTGGACTTTGTATTGCCGAGGAGTTGCGCTCCAATATTGAAAAATTGGGAATTTCGCACACCGCTACCCAGTCACCGGTCGTAACGGTAAGCATCGGGGTGGCAAGCATGGTTCCGGAGAACGCCAACGGAGCCGACATGCTGATTGAGGCGGCGGATAAAGCACTGTATCTGGCCAAGGAAAATGGCCGTAACGGCATTGAATGTTGTACTGATTCTGTCTGTACGCTGAAAGAGAGTTGA
- a CDS encoding sodium:alanine symporter family protein, whose protein sequence is MEFLTLLDGIVGKIGAFAWGPPMLVLLVGTGIWLTFSLRGLQFRKLWYALYLALIKRKEDTDEPGDITHFQALMTALSATVGTGNIAGVATAIAVGGPGALFWMWVTGLVGMATKYAEAVLAVKYRIVDENGEMSGGPMYYISRGLKMPWLGSIFAVCASIAAFGIGNMVQSNSVADAVHATYNISPFITGAILMVCTAAVILGGIKKIGQVTGFFVPIMIIFYMIGASYIIILNITEVPAALGLIIEQAFNPTAAVGGFAGATIMLAIRMGVARGIFSNESGLGSAPIAAAAAQTKQPVTQALVSMTQTFIDTLIVCTMTGLVLILTGVWSSGATGAELTTMGFGAGFSGGEHVVTIGLILFAYSTILGWSYYGEKSIEYLLGVKAVLPYRLAFILFVGIGAVAKLSLVWNISDTLNGLMAIPNLIGLLLLTPVIVSETKKYFEKQDKKSEQIDPSAATETKK, encoded by the coding sequence ATGGAATTTTTGACTTTACTGGACGGAATTGTTGGAAAAATCGGTGCCTTTGCTTGGGGCCCCCCAATGTTGGTTCTGCTCGTCGGAACCGGAATATGGTTAACTTTCTCTCTACGCGGATTGCAGTTCAGAAAACTGTGGTACGCCTTATACCTTGCCCTGATCAAGCGCAAGGAAGACACAGACGAACCCGGCGACATCACACACTTTCAGGCCCTGATGACCGCCCTTTCCGCAACAGTCGGAACCGGTAACATTGCCGGTGTGGCCACAGCCATCGCAGTAGGTGGTCCAGGCGCACTTTTCTGGATGTGGGTCACAGGACTCGTAGGTATGGCCACCAAATATGCGGAAGCCGTTCTGGCAGTAAAATACCGCATCGTTGACGAGAACGGAGAAATGAGCGGCGGGCCCATGTATTACATCTCCCGCGGCCTTAAAATGCCTTGGCTGGGCAGCATCTTCGCCGTCTGTGCCTCCATCGCCGCCTTCGGTATCGGTAACATGGTACAGTCAAACTCCGTAGCCGACGCAGTGCATGCAACTTACAACATCTCCCCATTCATCACCGGCGCAATTCTCATGGTCTGTACCGCAGCGGTTATCCTTGGCGGTATTAAAAAGATCGGTCAGGTTACCGGATTCTTTGTACCCATCATGATCATATTCTACATGATCGGCGCCTCTTACATCATTATACTTAATATCACTGAAGTTCCCGCTGCTCTCGGCCTCATCATCGAGCAGGCATTCAATCCCACCGCAGCCGTCGGCGGATTCGCAGGTGCAACCATCATGCTGGCCATTCGCATGGGTGTTGCCCGCGGTATCTTCTCCAATGAATCCGGTCTCGGAAGCGCCCCTATCGCTGCTGCCGCAGCCCAGACAAAGCAGCCTGTAACACAGGCTCTGGTTTCCATGACTCAGACCTTCATCGATACCCTGATTGTCTGTACCATGACAGGTCTGGTACTTATCCTTACCGGAGTATGGTCCAGTGGAGCTACCGGTGCGGAATTGACCACAATGGGCTTTGGAGCTGGTTTTTCCGGCGGTGAACATGTTGTTACCATCGGCCTGATTCTTTTCGCCTACTCCACCATCCTCGGCTGGAGCTACTACGGAGAAAAATCCATCGAATACCTGCTCGGGGTCAAGGCAGTGCTGCCTTACCGCCTTGCTTTCATCTTATTCGTCGGTATTGGAGCCGTAGCCAAGCTGAGTCTGGTCTGGAACATATCCGATACCCTTAACGGATTGATGGCTATCCCTAACCTTATCGGTCTGCTGCTGCTTACTCCGGTTATTGTTTCTGAAACAAAAAAATACTTTGAGAAGCAGGATAAGAAATCCGAACAAATAGATCCCTCCGCTGCCACTGAGACTAAAAAGTAA
- the ald gene encoding alanine dehydrogenase, which yields MKVGILKEIKSEENRVSMTPSGVEVMIANGHELWVEKSAGIGSGFSDEDYVAAGAKIIDTPAEIYAECEMVMHVKEPQASEYDMVREGQIVFTYFHFAPDEPLTRAFIKNKSVAIAYETVEGCRGDLPLLTPMSEVAGRMSIQEGAKYLERYYGGRGMLMGGVTGVAPANVVVIGGGVVGTNAAQMACGLGAKVYLLDMNLERLRYLSEIMPKNCFPMMSSPALLRELILEADVVIGAVLVAGAKAPKLVTREMLKSMKDGSVIVDVAIDQGGCFETSKATTHGDPVFEIDGVIHYCVANMPGAVPMTSTMALTNATLPYALQIANKGWKKAAQESHAIKTGLNMVGGKVTYKGVAEAFDLEFTPVDDIL from the coding sequence ATGAAAGTTGGTATCTTGAAAGAAATTAAATCTGAGGAAAACAGAGTTTCCATGACACCTTCCGGTGTTGAAGTCATGATCGCTAACGGTCATGAGCTATGGGTTGAGAAATCAGCCGGTATCGGCAGCGGCTTCAGTGATGAAGACTACGTTGCAGCCGGTGCAAAGATCATCGACACCCCGGCAGAAATCTACGCTGAATGTGAAATGGTCATGCATGTTAAAGAACCTCAGGCTTCTGAGTACGATATGGTCCGTGAAGGACAGATCGTTTTCACTTATTTTCACTTCGCTCCTGATGAGCCCCTGACCCGCGCATTCATCAAAAACAAATCCGTCGCTATCGCGTACGAAACTGTTGAAGGCTGCCGCGGCGATCTGCCCCTGCTTACTCCCATGAGTGAAGTTGCCGGACGCATGTCCATTCAGGAAGGTGCAAAATATCTCGAACGCTACTACGGTGGACGCGGTATGCTTATGGGCGGAGTTACCGGTGTTGCTCCCGCAAACGTTGTCGTAATCGGCGGCGGTGTGGTCGGAACCAACGCAGCGCAGATGGCATGCGGTCTGGGCGCAAAGGTTTATCTGCTCGATATGAACCTCGAAAGACTCCGCTACCTCTCAGAAATCATGCCTAAGAATTGTTTCCCCATGATGAGCTCTCCCGCGCTTCTGCGTGAACTGATTCTTGAAGCAGACGTTGTTATCGGTGCGGTTCTTGTTGCCGGTGCCAAAGCTCCCAAGCTGGTTACCCGCGAAATGCTCAAGTCCATGAAAGACGGTTCCGTAATCGTCGACGTTGCCATCGACCAGGGCGGTTGTTTTGAAACTTCAAAAGCAACCACACACGGCGATCCCGTCTTTGAAATCGACGGCGTAATCCACTACTGCGTAGCCAACATGCCCGGTGCTGTACCCATGACTTCCACCATGGCTCTCACCAATGCTACCCTTCCCTACGCTCTCCAGATAGCCAACAAAGGCTGGAAAAAAGCAGCTCAGGAAAGCCACGCCATCAAAACCGGCCTGAATATGGTTGGCGGCAAGGTAACCTACAAAGGCGTTGCAGAAGCGTTCGACCTTGAGTTCACTCCCGTAGACGACATTCTGTAA
- a CDS encoding sigma 54-interacting transcriptional regulator — protein MAENKKYKLLFKDRIGIVFDITRLMLEHELNIISMEVEQKDGFAQISLEIEGGHSLDTEEILELFSTLPGIEKQKELKRLPQEKREKWFRILFDGMSEGIVSVNSKGIINTANSVACHILNTPYESLVNTYVGEITPKDNLLMECMQKRIPVNRRKSAVTSTGRVDFYGSAKPIHNSQGGFVGAVLLMKDLQEVKAMVDAVMTPIDFKFDDFIGESPAIQNLITFAKRIAELDTIVSITGESGTGKELFARAIHFESGRTGPFIPINCAALPEQLIESELFGYVDGAFTGAKKKGKPGLFEAAQNGTIFLDEIGDMPPGPQAKILRVLQEGCVRRIGGVEEIPVNARVITATNKNLNDMVASGDFREDLFYRINVLNIQIPPLRERGSDITLMAGTFLNRFNRKLEKKEQTISAEGQEKLLSYNWPGNVRELQNVIERASIFSNSNEISASSIHLNSQQSSCGQPCKALPTAVHNGNSLKELIGRYEIKLLLEALNSTSSIRKAAKKLNLSHTALLKKIEKHQLRSSDKGRPWTMATNVK, from the coding sequence ATGGCTGAAAACAAAAAGTACAAACTTCTTTTTAAAGACCGTATCGGAATTGTCTTCGACATCACCAGACTAATGCTGGAGCACGAGCTGAATATCATCAGCATGGAGGTGGAGCAAAAAGACGGTTTCGCCCAGATTTCTCTGGAAATAGAAGGTGGACATTCACTGGATACCGAAGAAATTCTGGAACTTTTCTCAACCCTGCCCGGCATTGAAAAGCAAAAAGAACTCAAGCGCTTACCGCAAGAGAAGAGAGAAAAGTGGTTCAGAATTCTCTTCGACGGTATGAGTGAAGGCATAGTTTCAGTCAATTCCAAAGGCATCATAAACACCGCCAACAGTGTTGCCTGCCACATCCTGAACACCCCCTACGAAAGTCTTGTTAATACTTATGTCGGTGAAATCACCCCGAAAGACAATCTGCTCATGGAATGCATGCAGAAAAGGATCCCTGTCAACAGGCGTAAATCAGCGGTAACGAGCACAGGCCGGGTGGATTTTTACGGTTCAGCAAAACCAATCCACAATTCACAGGGTGGTTTTGTCGGTGCTGTCCTGCTCATGAAAGACCTTCAGGAAGTAAAGGCCATGGTCGATGCGGTCATGACTCCTATCGATTTTAAGTTCGATGATTTCATCGGTGAAAGCCCGGCGATACAAAACCTGATAACATTTGCCAAGCGCATCGCCGAACTTGATACCATTGTCTCCATCACCGGGGAAAGCGGAACGGGTAAAGAACTTTTCGCACGTGCCATCCATTTTGAAAGCGGCAGGACCGGCCCGTTCATTCCCATCAACTGTGCTGCCCTACCGGAACAACTCATCGAGAGTGAACTTTTCGGATACGTTGACGGAGCTTTCACCGGGGCAAAGAAAAAAGGAAAACCCGGACTCTTTGAAGCAGCCCAAAACGGCACCATTTTTCTTGACGAAATAGGTGATATGCCGCCCGGCCCGCAAGCCAAAATCCTGCGCGTACTTCAGGAAGGATGTGTGCGCCGTATCGGCGGAGTTGAAGAAATTCCGGTCAATGCCAGAGTTATAACCGCTACCAATAAAAACCTGAATGACATGGTCGCCTCCGGTGATTTTCGCGAAGACCTTTTTTACCGCATAAACGTGCTCAACATTCAGATCCCGCCCCTGCGCGAAAGGGGATCCGACATAACCCTTATGGCTGGAACTTTTCTGAATCGCTTTAACCGCAAGCTGGAGAAAAAAGAGCAGACCATCAGCGCGGAAGGGCAGGAAAAACTGCTTAGCTACAACTGGCCCGGTAATGTCCGTGAACTGCAGAACGTGATTGAACGGGCATCTATTTTCAGCAACTCCAATGAAATATCCGCGTCCTCCATCCACCTTAACTCCCAGCAATCCAGCTGCGGTCAGCCATGCAAAGCACTTCCCACTGCAGTACACAACGGCAACTCACTAAAAGAGCTGATCGGACGATATGAAATTAAACTCCTGCTTGAAGCGTTGAACTCCACCTCCAGTATTCGCAAGGCAGCCAAGAAACTGAACCTTTCGCATACTGCCCTGCTCAAAAAGATTGAAAAACATCAACTGCGCAGTTCAGATAAAGGTCGTCCGTGGACGATGGCTACCAACGTTAAATAA